From Thunnus maccoyii chromosome 21, fThuMac1.1, whole genome shotgun sequence, the proteins below share one genomic window:
- the LOC121888082 gene encoding glutenin, high molecular weight subunit DX5-like isoform X7, with translation MGFFIRWLLVSLLVVGGHQANAYSGKHGDKEVPVLGYKPISSSFDTRGESSWSTGPLGSRDSNSNANQQQMAQSGYQPQQPQVPQQLSNPPKVPQQQQQQVQQQPSYVPQQPQLPQLPQLPQQPQVPQQPSYPPKQPQVPQQPQQPSYPPQQPQQPQLPQVPQQLNPPKAPQQQVPQQPSYPPQQPQQPQLPQVPQQPSYPPKQPQQPQLPQVPQQPNYPPQQPQQPQLPQVPQQPSYPPKQPQQPQLPQVPQVPQQPSYPPKQPQQPQLPQVPQQPSYPPKQPQQPQLPQVPQQPSYPPKQPQQPQLPQVPQQPSYPPKQPQQPQLPQVPQQPSYPPKQPQQPQLPQVPQQPSYPPKQPQLPQVPQQPSYLPKQPQLPQVPQQPSYLPKQPQLPQVPQVPGYLPKQPQVPQQPSYLPKQPQQPQVPQQPSYLPKQPQVPSYLPKRPQVPQQPQQPSYLPKRPQQPQVPQQPSYLPKRPQVPGYLPKRPQVPQQPQQPSYLPKRPQQPQVPQQPGYLPKQPQVPGYLPKRPQVPQQPQQPSYLPKQPQQPQVPQQPSYLPKQPQVPGYLPKRPQVPQQPQQPSYLPKRPQQPQVPQQPSYLPKQPQVPGYLPKRPQVPQQPQQPSYLPKRPQQPQVPQQPSYLPKQPQVPGYLPKRPQVPQQPQQPSYLPKRPQQPQVPQQPSYLPKQPQVPGYLPKRPQVPQQPQQPSYLPKQPQMQRYLPRRMPVLQQPFYKLRKPSHLPKLLPRRQRPQQPQVPGYPAQRPQRPQPPQQPGYPAQRPQPPQQPGYPAQRPQQPQQPGYSPQHSWVSQQPLYNDYPTFAKGGVTAQMHSNRNYNTADASKTAFN, from the exons ATGGGGTTTTTCATAAG ATGGTTGCTGGTGTCCTTGCTAGTTGTAGGAGGGCATCAAGCTAATG CCTACTCTGGGAAGCATGGTGACAAGGAAGTGCCAGTTCTAGGCTATAAACCAATTTCAAGTAGCTTTGACACTAGAGGGGAATCTTCATGGAGCACTGGGCCACTTGGTAGTCGGGATTCAAACTCAAATGCAAATCAG CAACAGATGGCTCAGTCTGGTTATCAGCCCCAGCAGCCACAGGTGCCCCAGCAGCTGAGCAACCCACCCAAGGtaccccagcagcagcagcagcaggtgcagcagcagcctAGCTATGTGCCCCAGCAACCTCAGCTGCCCCAGCTGCCCCAGCTGCCCCAGCAACCTCAGGTGCCCCAGCAGCCTAGCTACCCACCCAAGCAGCCCCAGGTGCCCCAACAACCTCAGCAGCCTAGCTACCCGCCCCAGCAGCCCCAGCAACCTCAGCTGCCACAGGTGCCCCAGCAGCTGAATCCACCCAAGGCACCCCAGCAGCAGGTGCCCCAGCAGCCTAGCTACCCGCCCCAGCAGCCCCAGCAACCTCAGCTGCCACAGGTGCCCCAACAGCCTAGCTACCCGCCCAAGCAGCCCCAGCAACCTCAGCTGCCACAGGTGCCCCAACAGCCTAACTACCCGCCCCAGCAGCCCCAGCAACCTCAGCTGCCACAG GTGCCCCAACAGCCTAGCTACCCGCCCAAGCAGCCCCAGCAACCTCAGCTGCCACAGGTGCCCCAG GTGCCCCAACAGCCTAGCTACCCGCCCAAGCAGCCCCAGCAACCTCAGCTGCCACAGGTGCCCCAACAGCCTAGCTACCCGCCCAAGCAGCCCCAGCAACCTCAGCTGCCACAGGTGCCCCAACAGCCTAGCTACCCGCCCAAGCAGCCCCAGCAACCTCAGCTGCCACAGGTGCCCCAACAGCCTAGCTACCCGCCCAAGCAGCCCCAGCAACCTCAGCTGCCACAGGTGCCCCAACAGCCTAGCTACCCGCCCAAGCAGCCCCAGCAACCTCAGCTGCCACAGGTGCCCCAACAGCCTAGCTACCCGCCCAAGCAGCCCCAGCTGCCACAGGTGCCCCAGCAACCTAGCTATCTGCCCAAGCAGCCCCAGCTGCCACAGGTGCCCCAGCAACCTAGCTACCTGCCCAAGCAGCCCCAGCTGCCACAGGTGCCCCAGGTTCCTGGCTACCTACCCAAGCAACCTCAGGTGCCTCAGCAGCCTAGCTACCTGCCCAAGCAGCCCCAGCAACCTCAGGTGCCTCAGCAGCCTAGCTACCTGCCCAAGCAGCCCCAGGTTCCTAGCTACCTACCCAAGCGGCCCCAGGTGCCCCAACAACCTCAGCAGCCTAGCTACCTGCCCAAGCGGCCCCAGCAACCTCAGGTGCCTCAGCAGCCTAGCTACCTGCCCAAGCGGCCCCAG GTTCCTGGCTACCTACCCAAGCGGCCCCAGGTGCCCCAACAACCTCAGCAGCCTAGCTACCTGCCCAAGCGGCCACAGCAACCTCAGGTGCCTCAGCAGCCTGGCTACCTGCCCAAGCAGCCCCAGGTTCCTGGCTACCTACCCAAGCGGCCCCAGGTGCCCCAACAACCTCAGCAGCCTAGCTACCTGCCCAAGCAGCCACAGCAACCTCAGGTGCCTCAGCAGCCTAGCTACCTGCCCAAGCAGCCCCAGGTTCCTGGCTACCTACCCAAGCGGCCCCAGGTGCCCCAACAACCTCAGCAGCCTAGCTACCTGCCCAAGCGGCCACAGCAACCTCAGGTGCCTCAGCAGCCTAGCTACCTGCCCAAGCAGCCCCAGGTTCCTGGCTACCTACCCAAGCGGCCCCAGGTGCCCCAACAACCTCAGCAGCCTAGCTACCTGCCCAAGCGGCCACAGCAACCTCAGGTGCCTCAGCAGCCTAGCTACCTGCCCAAGCAGCCCCAGGTTCCTGGCTACCTACCCAAGCGGCCCCAGGTGCCCCAACAACCTCAGCAGCCTAGCTACCTGCCCAAGCGGCCACAGCAACCTCAGGTGCCTCAGCAGCCTAGCTACCTACCCAAGCAGCCCCAGGTTCCTGGCTACCTACCCAAGCGGCCCCAGGTGCCCCAACAACCTCAGCAGCCTAGCTACCTGCCAAAGCAGCCTCAGATGCAGCGCTATCTGCCCAGGCGAATGCCAGTTCTGCAACAGCCTTTCTATAAATTGAGGAAGCCCAGCCACTTGCCAAAGCTGCTGCCAAGACGGCAGCGTCCCCAGCAGCCGCAGGTGCCTGGCTACCCTGCCCAGCGTCCCCAGCGTCCCCAGCCGCCCCAGCAGCCTGGCTACCCTGCCCAGCGTCCCCAGCCGCCCCAGCAGCCTGGCTACCCTGCCCAGCGTCcccagcagccccagcagcCTGGCTACTCACCCCAGCATTCTTGGGTTTCTCAGCAGCCACTCTACAATGATTATCCAACTTTTGCCAAAGGAGGAGTCACTGCCCAAATGCATTCAAATAG gaacTACAACACTGCAGATGCATCAAAGACTGCTTTCAACTGA
- the LOC121888082 gene encoding glutenin, high molecular weight subunit DX5-like isoform X4, whose product MGFFIRWLLVSLLVVGGHQANAYSGKHGDKEVPVLGYKPISSSFDTRGESSWSTGPLGSRDSNSNANQQQMAQSGYQPQQPQVPQQLSNPPKVPQQQQQQVQQQPSYVPQQPQLPQLPQLPQQPQVPQQPSYPPKQPQVPQQPQQPSYPPQQPQQPQLPQVPQQLNPPKAPQQQVPQQPSYPPQQPQQPQLPQVPQQPSYPPKQPQQPQLPQVPQQPNYPPQQPQQPQLPQVPQQPSYPPKQPQQPQVPQQPSYPPKQPQQPQLPQVPQQPSYPPKQPQQPQLPQVPQQPSYPPKQPQQPQLPQVPQQPSYPPKQPQQPQLPQVPQQPSYPPKQPQQPQLPQVPQQPSYPPKQPQQPQLPQVPQQPSYPPKQPQLPQVPQQPSYLPKQPQLPQVPQQPSYLPKQPQLPQVPQVPGYLPKQPQVPQQPSYLPKQPQQPQVPQQPSYLPKQPQVPSYLPKRPQVPQQPQQPSYLPKRPQQPQVPQQPSYLPKRPQVPGYLPKRPQVPQQPQQPSYLPKRPQQPQVPQQPGYLPKQPQVPGYLPKRPQVPQQPQQPSYLPKQPQQPQVPQQPSYLPKQPQVPGYLPKRPQVPQQPQQPSYLPKRPQQPQVPQQPSYLPKQPQVPGYLPKRPQVPQQPQQPSYLPKRPQQPQVPQQPSYLPKQPQVPGYLPKRPQVPQQPQQPSYLPKRPQQPQVPQQPSYLPKQPQVPGYLPKRPQVPQQPQQPSYLPKQPQMQRYLPRRMPVLQQPFYKLRKPSHLPKLLPRRQRPQQPQVPGYPAQRPQRPQPPQQPGYPAQRPQPPQQPGYPAQRPQQPQQPGYSPQHSWVSQQPLYNDYPTFAKGGVTAQMHSNRNYNTADASKTAFN is encoded by the exons ATGGGGTTTTTCATAAG ATGGTTGCTGGTGTCCTTGCTAGTTGTAGGAGGGCATCAAGCTAATG CCTACTCTGGGAAGCATGGTGACAAGGAAGTGCCAGTTCTAGGCTATAAACCAATTTCAAGTAGCTTTGACACTAGAGGGGAATCTTCATGGAGCACTGGGCCACTTGGTAGTCGGGATTCAAACTCAAATGCAAATCAG CAACAGATGGCTCAGTCTGGTTATCAGCCCCAGCAGCCACAGGTGCCCCAGCAGCTGAGCAACCCACCCAAGGtaccccagcagcagcagcagcaggtgcagcagcagcctAGCTATGTGCCCCAGCAACCTCAGCTGCCCCAGCTGCCCCAGCTGCCCCAGCAACCTCAGGTGCCCCAGCAGCCTAGCTACCCACCCAAGCAGCCCCAGGTGCCCCAACAACCTCAGCAGCCTAGCTACCCGCCCCAGCAGCCCCAGCAACCTCAGCTGCCACAGGTGCCCCAGCAGCTGAATCCACCCAAGGCACCCCAGCAGCAGGTGCCCCAGCAGCCTAGCTACCCGCCCCAGCAGCCCCAGCAACCTCAGCTGCCACAGGTGCCCCAACAGCCTAGCTACCCGCCCAAGCAGCCCCAGCAACCTCAGCTGCCACAGGTGCCCCAACAGCCTAACTACCCGCCCCAGCAGCCCCAGCAACCTCAGCTGCCACAGGTGCCCCAACAGCCTAGCTACCCACCCAAGCAGCCCCAGCAACCTCAG GTGCCCCAACAGCCTAGCTACCCGCCCAAGCAGCCCCAGCAACCTCAGCTGCCACAG GTGCCCCAACAGCCTAGCTACCCGCCCAAGCAGCCCCAGCAACCTCAGCTGCCACAGGTGCCCCAACAGCCTAGCTACCCGCCCAAGCAGCCCCAGCAACCTCAGCTGCCACAGGTGCCCCAACAGCCTAGCTACCCGCCCAAGCAGCCCCAGCAACCTCAGCTGCCACAGGTGCCCCAACAGCCTAGCTACCCGCCCAAGCAGCCCCAGCAACCTCAGCTGCCACAGGTGCCCCAACAGCCTAGCTACCCGCCCAAGCAGCCCCAGCAACCTCAGCTGCCACAGGTGCCCCAACAGCCTAGCTACCCGCCCAAGCAGCCCCAGCTGCCACAGGTGCCCCAGCAACCTAGCTATCTGCCCAAGCAGCCCCAGCTGCCACAGGTGCCCCAGCAACCTAGCTACCTGCCCAAGCAGCCCCAGCTGCCACAGGTGCCCCAGGTTCCTGGCTACCTACCCAAGCAACCTCAGGTGCCTCAGCAGCCTAGCTACCTGCCCAAGCAGCCCCAGCAACCTCAGGTGCCTCAGCAGCCTAGCTACCTGCCCAAGCAGCCCCAGGTTCCTAGCTACCTACCCAAGCGGCCCCAGGTGCCCCAACAACCTCAGCAGCCTAGCTACCTGCCCAAGCGGCCCCAGCAACCTCAGGTGCCTCAGCAGCCTAGCTACCTGCCCAAGCGGCCCCAG GTTCCTGGCTACCTACCCAAGCGGCCCCAGGTGCCCCAACAACCTCAGCAGCCTAGCTACCTGCCCAAGCGGCCACAGCAACCTCAGGTGCCTCAGCAGCCTGGCTACCTGCCCAAGCAGCCCCAGGTTCCTGGCTACCTACCCAAGCGGCCCCAGGTGCCCCAACAACCTCAGCAGCCTAGCTACCTGCCCAAGCAGCCACAGCAACCTCAGGTGCCTCAGCAGCCTAGCTACCTGCCCAAGCAGCCCCAGGTTCCTGGCTACCTACCCAAGCGGCCCCAGGTGCCCCAACAACCTCAGCAGCCTAGCTACCTGCCCAAGCGGCCACAGCAACCTCAGGTGCCTCAGCAGCCTAGCTACCTGCCCAAGCAGCCCCAGGTTCCTGGCTACCTACCCAAGCGGCCCCAGGTGCCCCAACAACCTCAGCAGCCTAGCTACCTGCCCAAGCGGCCACAGCAACCTCAGGTGCCTCAGCAGCCTAGCTACCTGCCCAAGCAGCCCCAGGTTCCTGGCTACCTACCCAAGCGGCCCCAGGTGCCCCAACAACCTCAGCAGCCTAGCTACCTGCCCAAGCGGCCACAGCAACCTCAGGTGCCTCAGCAGCCTAGCTACCTACCCAAGCAGCCCCAGGTTCCTGGCTACCTACCCAAGCGGCCCCAGGTGCCCCAACAACCTCAGCAGCCTAGCTACCTGCCAAAGCAGCCTCAGATGCAGCGCTATCTGCCCAGGCGAATGCCAGTTCTGCAACAGCCTTTCTATAAATTGAGGAAGCCCAGCCACTTGCCAAAGCTGCTGCCAAGACGGCAGCGTCCCCAGCAGCCGCAGGTGCCTGGCTACCCTGCCCAGCGTCCCCAGCGTCCCCAGCCGCCCCAGCAGCCTGGCTACCCTGCCCAGCGTCCCCAGCCGCCCCAGCAGCCTGGCTACCCTGCCCAGCGTCcccagcagccccagcagcCTGGCTACTCACCCCAGCATTCTTGGGTTTCTCAGCAGCCACTCTACAATGATTATCCAACTTTTGCCAAAGGAGGAGTCACTGCCCAAATGCATTCAAATAG gaacTACAACACTGCAGATGCATCAAAGACTGCTTTCAACTGA
- the LOC121888082 gene encoding proline-rich extensin-like protein EPR1 isoform X18 translates to MGFFIRWLLVSLLVVGGHQANAYSGKHGDKEVPVLGYKPISSSFDTRGESSWSTGPLGSRDSNSNANQQQMAQSGYQPQQPQVPQQLSNPPKVPQQQQQQVQQQPSYVPQQPQLPQLPQLPQQPQVPQQPSYPPKQPQVPQQPQQPSYPPQQPQQPQLPQVPQQLNPPKAPQQQVPQQPSYPPQQPQQPQLPQVPQQPSYPPKQPQQPQLPQVPQQPNYPPQQPQQPQLPQVPQQPSYPPKQPQQPQVPQQPSYPPKQPQQPQLPQVPQVPQQPSYPPKQPQQPQLPQVPQQPSYPPKQPQQPQLPQVPQQPSYPPKQPQQPQLPQVPQQPSYPPKQPQQPQLPQVPQQPSYPPKQPQQPQLPQVPQQPSYPPKQPQLPQVPQQPSYLPKQPQLPQVPQQPSYLPKQPQLPQVPQVPGYLPKQPQVPQQPSYLPKQPQQPQVPQQPSYLPKQPQVPGYLPKRPQVPQQPQQPSYLPKRPQQPQVPQQPGYLPKQPQVPGYLPKRPQVPQQPQQPSYLPKQPQQPQVPQQPSYLPKQPQVPGYLPKRPQVPQQPQQPSYLPKRPQQPQVPQQPSYLPKQPQVPGYLPKRPQVPQQPQQPSYLPKRPQQPQVPQQPSYLPKQPQVPGYLPKRPQVPQQPQQPSYLPKRPQQPQVPQQPSYLPKQPQVPGYLPKRPQVPQQPQQPSYLPKQPQMQRYLPRRMPVLQQPFYKLRKPSHLPKLLPRRQRPQQPQVPGYPAQRPQRPQPPQQPGYPAQRPQPPQQPGYPAQRPQQPQQPGYSPQHSWVSQQPLYNDYPTFAKGGVTAQMHSNRNYNTADASKTAFN, encoded by the exons ATGGGGTTTTTCATAAG ATGGTTGCTGGTGTCCTTGCTAGTTGTAGGAGGGCATCAAGCTAATG CCTACTCTGGGAAGCATGGTGACAAGGAAGTGCCAGTTCTAGGCTATAAACCAATTTCAAGTAGCTTTGACACTAGAGGGGAATCTTCATGGAGCACTGGGCCACTTGGTAGTCGGGATTCAAACTCAAATGCAAATCAG CAACAGATGGCTCAGTCTGGTTATCAGCCCCAGCAGCCACAGGTGCCCCAGCAGCTGAGCAACCCACCCAAGGtaccccagcagcagcagcagcaggtgcagcagcagcctAGCTATGTGCCCCAGCAACCTCAGCTGCCCCAGCTGCCCCAGCTGCCCCAGCAACCTCAGGTGCCCCAGCAGCCTAGCTACCCACCCAAGCAGCCCCAGGTGCCCCAACAACCTCAGCAGCCTAGCTACCCGCCCCAGCAGCCCCAGCAACCTCAGCTGCCACAGGTGCCCCAGCAGCTGAATCCACCCAAGGCACCCCAGCAGCAGGTGCCCCAGCAGCCTAGCTACCCGCCCCAGCAGCCCCAGCAACCTCAGCTGCCACAGGTGCCCCAACAGCCTAGCTACCCGCCCAAGCAGCCCCAGCAACCTCAGCTGCCACAGGTGCCCCAACAGCCTAACTACCCGCCCCAGCAGCCCCAGCAACCTCAGCTGCCACAGGTGCCCCAACAGCCTAGCTACCCACCCAAGCAGCCCCAGCAACCTCAG GTGCCCCAACAGCCTAGCTACCCGCCCAAGCAGCCCCAGCAACCTCAGCTGCCACAGGTGCCCCAG GTGCCCCAACAGCCTAGCTACCCGCCCAAGCAGCCCCAGCAACCTCAGCTGCCACAGGTGCCCCAACAGCCTAGCTACCCGCCCAAGCAGCCCCAGCAACCTCAGCTGCCACAGGTGCCCCAACAGCCTAGCTACCCGCCCAAGCAGCCCCAGCAACCTCAGCTGCCACAGGTGCCCCAACAGCCTAGCTACCCGCCCAAGCAGCCCCAGCAACCTCAGCTGCCACAGGTGCCCCAACAGCCTAGCTACCCGCCCAAGCAGCCCCAGCAACCTCAGCTGCCACAGGTGCCCCAACAGCCTAGCTACCCGCCCAAGCAGCCCCAGCTGCCACAGGTGCCCCAGCAACCTAGCTATCTGCCCAAGCAGCCCCAGCTGCCACAGGTGCCCCAGCAACCTAGCTACCTGCCCAAGCAGCCCCAGCTGCCACAGGTGCCCCAGGTTCCTGGCTACCTACCCAAGCAACCTCAGGTGCCTCAGCAGCCTAGCTACCTGCCCAAGCAGCCCCAGCAACCTCAGGTGCCTCAGCAGCCTAGCTACCTGCCCAAGCAGCCCCAG GTTCCTGGCTACCTACCCAAGCGGCCCCAGGTGCCCCAACAACCTCAGCAGCCTAGCTACCTGCCCAAGCGGCCACAGCAACCTCAGGTGCCTCAGCAGCCTGGCTACCTGCCCAAGCAGCCCCAGGTTCCTGGCTACCTACCCAAGCGGCCCCAGGTGCCCCAACAACCTCAGCAGCCTAGCTACCTGCCCAAGCAGCCACAGCAACCTCAGGTGCCTCAGCAGCCTAGCTACCTGCCCAAGCAGCCCCAGGTTCCTGGCTACCTACCCAAGCGGCCCCAGGTGCCCCAACAACCTCAGCAGCCTAGCTACCTGCCCAAGCGGCCACAGCAACCTCAGGTGCCTCAGCAGCCTAGCTACCTGCCCAAGCAGCCCCAGGTTCCTGGCTACCTACCCAAGCGGCCCCAGGTGCCCCAACAACCTCAGCAGCCTAGCTACCTGCCCAAGCGGCCACAGCAACCTCAGGTGCCTCAGCAGCCTAGCTACCTGCCCAAGCAGCCCCAGGTTCCTGGCTACCTACCCAAGCGGCCCCAGGTGCCCCAACAACCTCAGCAGCCTAGCTACCTGCCCAAGCGGCCACAGCAACCTCAGGTGCCTCAGCAGCCTAGCTACCTACCCAAGCAGCCCCAGGTTCCTGGCTACCTACCCAAGCGGCCCCAGGTGCCCCAACAACCTCAGCAGCCTAGCTACCTGCCAAAGCAGCCTCAGATGCAGCGCTATCTGCCCAGGCGAATGCCAGTTCTGCAACAGCCTTTCTATAAATTGAGGAAGCCCAGCCACTTGCCAAAGCTGCTGCCAAGACGGCAGCGTCCCCAGCAGCCGCAGGTGCCTGGCTACCCTGCCCAGCGTCCCCAGCGTCCCCAGCCGCCCCAGCAGCCTGGCTACCCTGCCCAGCGTCCCCAGCCGCCCCAGCAGCCTGGCTACCCTGCCCAGCGTCcccagcagccccagcagcCTGGCTACTCACCCCAGCATTCTTGGGTTTCTCAGCAGCCACTCTACAATGATTATCCAACTTTTGCCAAAGGAGGAGTCACTGCCCAAATGCATTCAAATAG gaacTACAACACTGCAGATGCATCAAAGACTGCTTTCAACTGA
- the LOC121888082 gene encoding proline-rich extensin-like protein EPR1 isoform X1, producing the protein MGFFIRWLLVSLLVVGGHQANAYSGKHGDKEVPVLGYKPISSSFDTRGESSWSTGPLGSRDSNSNANQQQMAQSGYQPQQPQVPQQLSNPPKVPQQQQQQVQQQPSYVPQQPQLPQLPQLPQQPQVPQQPSYPPKQPQVPQQPQQPSYPPQQPQQPQLPQVPQQLNPPKAPQQQVPQQPSYPPQQPQQPQLPQVPQQPSYPPKQPQQPQLPQVPQQPNYPPQQPQQPQLPQVPQQPSYPPKQPQQPQVPQQPSYPPKQPQQPQLPQVPQVPQQPSYPPKQPQQPQLPQVPQQPSYPPKQPQQPQLPQVPQQPSYPPKQPQQPQLPQVPQQPSYPPKQPQQPQLPQVPQQPSYPPKQPQQPQLPQVPQQPSYPPKQPQLPQVPQQPSYLPKQPQLPQVPQQPSYLPKQPQLPQVPQVPGYLPKQPQVPQQPSYLPKQPQQPQVPQQPSYLPKQPQVPSYLPKRPQVPQQPQQPSYLPKRPQQPQVPQQPSYLPKRPQVPGYLPKRPQVPQQPQQPSYLPKRPQQPQVPQQPGYLPKQPQVPGYLPKRPQVPQQPQQPSYLPKQPQQPQVPQQPSYLPKQPQVPGYLPKRPQVPQQPQQPSYLPKRPQQPQVPQQPSYLPKQPQVPGYLPKRPQVPQQPQQPSYLPKRPQQPQVPQQPSYLPKQPQVPGYLPKRPQVPQQPQQPSYLPKRPQQPQVPQQPSYLPKQPQVPGYLPKRPQVPQQPQQPSYLPKQPQMQRYLPRRMPVLQQPFYKLRKPSHLPKLLPRRQRPQQPQVPGYPAQRPQRPQPPQQPGYPAQRPQPPQQPGYPAQRPQQPQQPGYSPQHSWVSQQPLYNDYPTFAKGGVTAQMHSNRNYNTADASKTAFN; encoded by the exons ATGGGGTTTTTCATAAG ATGGTTGCTGGTGTCCTTGCTAGTTGTAGGAGGGCATCAAGCTAATG CCTACTCTGGGAAGCATGGTGACAAGGAAGTGCCAGTTCTAGGCTATAAACCAATTTCAAGTAGCTTTGACACTAGAGGGGAATCTTCATGGAGCACTGGGCCACTTGGTAGTCGGGATTCAAACTCAAATGCAAATCAG CAACAGATGGCTCAGTCTGGTTATCAGCCCCAGCAGCCACAGGTGCCCCAGCAGCTGAGCAACCCACCCAAGGtaccccagcagcagcagcagcaggtgcagcagcagcctAGCTATGTGCCCCAGCAACCTCAGCTGCCCCAGCTGCCCCAGCTGCCCCAGCAACCTCAGGTGCCCCAGCAGCCTAGCTACCCACCCAAGCAGCCCCAGGTGCCCCAACAACCTCAGCAGCCTAGCTACCCGCCCCAGCAGCCCCAGCAACCTCAGCTGCCACAGGTGCCCCAGCAGCTGAATCCACCCAAGGCACCCCAGCAGCAGGTGCCCCAGCAGCCTAGCTACCCGCCCCAGCAGCCCCAGCAACCTCAGCTGCCACAGGTGCCCCAACAGCCTAGCTACCCGCCCAAGCAGCCCCAGCAACCTCAGCTGCCACAGGTGCCCCAACAGCCTAACTACCCGCCCCAGCAGCCCCAGCAACCTCAGCTGCCACAGGTGCCCCAACAGCCTAGCTACCCACCCAAGCAGCCCCAGCAACCTCAG GTGCCCCAACAGCCTAGCTACCCGCCCAAGCAGCCCCAGCAACCTCAGCTGCCACAGGTGCCCCAG GTGCCCCAACAGCCTAGCTACCCGCCCAAGCAGCCCCAGCAACCTCAGCTGCCACAGGTGCCCCAACAGCCTAGCTACCCGCCCAAGCAGCCCCAGCAACCTCAGCTGCCACAGGTGCCCCAACAGCCTAGCTACCCGCCCAAGCAGCCCCAGCAACCTCAGCTGCCACAGGTGCCCCAACAGCCTAGCTACCCGCCCAAGCAGCCCCAGCAACCTCAGCTGCCACAGGTGCCCCAACAGCCTAGCTACCCGCCCAAGCAGCCCCAGCAACCTCAGCTGCCACAGGTGCCCCAACAGCCTAGCTACCCGCCCAAGCAGCCCCAGCTGCCACAGGTGCCCCAGCAACCTAGCTATCTGCCCAAGCAGCCCCAGCTGCCACAGGTGCCCCAGCAACCTAGCTACCTGCCCAAGCAGCCCCAGCTGCCACAGGTGCCCCAGGTTCCTGGCTACCTACCCAAGCAACCTCAGGTGCCTCAGCAGCCTAGCTACCTGCCCAAGCAGCCCCAGCAACCTCAGGTGCCTCAGCAGCCTAGCTACCTGCCCAAGCAGCCCCAGGTTCCTAGCTACCTACCCAAGCGGCCCCAGGTGCCCCAACAACCTCAGCAGCCTAGCTACCTGCCCAAGCGGCCCCAGCAACCTCAGGTGCCTCAGCAGCCTAGCTACCTGCCCAAGCGGCCCCAG GTTCCTGGCTACCTACCCAAGCGGCCCCAGGTGCCCCAACAACCTCAGCAGCCTAGCTACCTGCCCAAGCGGCCACAGCAACCTCAGGTGCCTCAGCAGCCTGGCTACCTGCCCAAGCAGCCCCAGGTTCCTGGCTACCTACCCAAGCGGCCCCAGGTGCCCCAACAACCTCAGCAGCCTAGCTACCTGCCCAAGCAGCCACAGCAACCTCAGGTGCCTCAGCAGCCTAGCTACCTGCCCAAGCAGCCCCAGGTTCCTGGCTACCTACCCAAGCGGCCCCAGGTGCCCCAACAACCTCAGCAGCCTAGCTACCTGCCCAAGCGGCCACAGCAACCTCAGGTGCCTCAGCAGCCTAGCTACCTGCCCAAGCAGCCCCAGGTTCCTGGCTACCTACCCAAGCGGCCCCAGGTGCCCCAACAACCTCAGCAGCCTAGCTACCTGCCCAAGCGGCCACAGCAACCTCAGGTGCCTCAGCAGCCTAGCTACCTGCCCAAGCAGCCCCAGGTTCCTGGCTACCTACCCAAGCGGCCCCAGGTGCCCCAACAACCTCAGCAGCCTAGCTACCTGCCCAAGCGGCCACAGCAACCTCAGGTGCCTCAGCAGCCTAGCTACCTACCCAAGCAGCCCCAGGTTCCTGGCTACCTACCCAAGCGGCCCCAGGTGCCCCAACAACCTCAGCAGCCTAGCTACCTGCCAAAGCAGCCTCAGATGCAGCGCTATCTGCCCAGGCGAATGCCAGTTCTGCAACAGCCTTTCTATAAATTGAGGAAGCCCAGCCACTTGCCAAAGCTGCTGCCAAGACGGCAGCGTCCCCAGCAGCCGCAGGTGCCTGGCTACCCTGCCCAGCGTCCCCAGCGTCCCCAGCCGCCCCAGCAGCCTGGCTACCCTGCCCAGCGTCCCCAGCCGCCCCAGCAGCCTGGCTACCCTGCCCAGCGTCcccagcagccccagcagcCTGGCTACTCACCCCAGCATTCTTGGGTTTCTCAGCAGCCACTCTACAATGATTATCCAACTTTTGCCAAAGGAGGAGTCACTGCCCAAATGCATTCAAATAG gaacTACAACACTGCAGATGCATCAAAGACTGCTTTCAACTGA